In a single window of the Agrobacterium vitis genome:
- a CDS encoding DUF6074 family protein has translation MPNTAAKLEPVVSTLAFFPLASRRDMVRGAAVTLDRLQGNDATIYWRATCRQLGAELLDLGCPEDVMRGEIMNFQDAVQMELMWLHRNEEALG, from the coding sequence ATGCCCAACACTGCCGCCAAGCTTGAACCCGTCGTCTCGACGCTGGCTTTCTTCCCGCTGGCCAGCCGCCGTGATATGGTGCGTGGCGCCGCTGTGACGCTGGACCGCCTGCAAGGCAACGATGCCACCATCTACTGGCGCGCCACCTGCCGTCAGCTTGGCGCCGAACTCCTCGACCTCGGCTGCCCCGAAGACGTGATGCGCGGCGAGATCATGAATTTCCAGGACGCCGTGCAGATGGAACTGATGTGGCTGCATCGGAATGAAGAAGCGCTGGGGTAA
- a CDS encoding type II toxin-antitoxin system VapC family toxin, whose product MNYLLDTNVVSELRKVGDGKADRNVTEWIGAQDSRTLFISAITILELERGILSLQRRDAAQGSRLRTWMDGRVRPEFAERILVIDDAVATRCAHLHIPDRRNESDALIAATALVHGLAVVTRNIQDFEGTGVVLINPWAA is encoded by the coding sequence TTGAACTATCTGCTGGACACAAATGTCGTCTCGGAACTGCGCAAAGTGGGAGATGGCAAGGCAGACCGGAATGTGACGGAATGGATTGGTGCGCAGGATTCTCGCACCCTTTTCATTTCCGCGATCACCATCCTTGAACTGGAGCGCGGCATATTGAGCCTTCAGCGGCGCGATGCGGCGCAGGGTTCTCGTTTGCGGACATGGATGGATGGTCGCGTTCGTCCGGAATTTGCCGAGCGCATTCTGGTTATCGACGATGCGGTGGCGACGCGCTGCGCCCATCTGCATATCCCGGATCGCCGTAATGAGAGTGATGCGCTTATCGCGGCGACGGCCCTGGTGCATGGGCTAGCAGTTGTGACACGCAATATTCAGGATTTTGAAGGAACCGGCGTCGTGCTGATCAACCCTTGGGCTGCGTGA
- a CDS encoding type II toxin-antitoxin system prevent-host-death family antitoxin yields the protein MGTSSLTSRELNQDVSRAKRAAETGPVVITDRGRPSHVLMTYEDFERLTGKRRNLVEALSMPGLSSIDFDPPRVMVSGREVDLS from the coding sequence ATGGGAACATCCAGCCTAACGAGCCGAGAACTCAATCAAGACGTCAGCAGGGCAAAGCGCGCTGCTGAGACGGGGCCTGTTGTCATTACGGATCGTGGCAGACCTTCGCATGTGCTGATGACCTATGAGGATTTTGAGCGGTTGACCGGCAAACGCCGTAACCTTGTTGAGGCGCTGTCCATGCCCGGCTTGTCGTCCATCGATTTCGATCCGCCGCGCGTCATGGTTTCGGGCCGCGAGGTCGATTTGTCTTGA
- a CDS encoding ATP-dependent helicase, whose product MSNGFDDIPFFDEEPAPRTSAKGAKATDAPAQQQEGSPIASAKAGGGLGIAARAMAARDQNRNPDYLSGLNPEQREAVETLDGPVLVLAGAGTGKTRVLTTRIAHILATGRAFPSQILAVTFTNKAAREMKERVGVLVGGAVEGMPWLGTFHSIGVKLLRRHAELVGLTSDFTILDTDDVVRLIKQIIQAEGLDDKRWPAKMFAGMIDGWKNKGLDPAQIPEGDARAFANGKGRELYAAYQARLKSLNACDFGDLLLHPIRMFRANPDVLKDYHQRFRYILVDEYQDTNTAQYMWLRLLAQRPSSRTADGKVTNGTVNICCVGDDDQSIYGWRGAEVDNILRFEKDFPGAKVIKLERNYRSTEHILGAAGFLIAHNEGRLGKTLFTDRVDPNDEKVVVHAAWDSEEEARAVGEEIEQLQRNQHKLNDMAILVRASFQMREFEDRFVTLGLNYRVIGGPRFYERLEIRDAMAYFRMVCQPADDLAFERIVNTPKRGLGDTTVRTLHDYARTRDIPMLAAASEIIDTDELKPKARKALFDVVTDFRRWQDLLENTPHTELAEQILDESGYTAMWQNDKSAEAPGRLENLKELIRSMEAFESMRSFMEHVSLVMDAETNENLDAVSIMTLHSAKGLEFETVFLPGWEEGLFPHQRALDEGGRAALEEERRLAYVGLTRAKRRCHLWFVSNRRIHGLWQSTMPSRFLDELPPAHVEVAEVETSYGGYGRGGYGQSRFDKQEPFTNSYSTPGWKRAQANKTDATRENWGSRSGHAVERIGYGESGPRGQTIDGQLVAKSTSNEPSKFTVGDRVFHIKFGNGNVSVVEGNKLTIDFDRAGQKRVLDGFVERA is encoded by the coding sequence ATGAGCAACGGTTTTGACGATATTCCCTTCTTCGACGAAGAGCCTGCACCCCGGACCTCCGCAAAGGGAGCGAAAGCCACGGATGCGCCTGCGCAGCAGCAGGAAGGCAGCCCTATAGCGAGCGCCAAAGCTGGCGGCGGATTGGGCATAGCGGCGCGTGCCATGGCCGCGCGCGACCAGAACCGCAACCCGGATTATCTCTCCGGCCTCAACCCGGAACAGCGCGAAGCGGTTGAAACCCTTGACGGTCCCGTTCTGGTACTGGCGGGTGCCGGCACCGGCAAGACGCGGGTTTTGACCACCCGTATCGCCCATATTCTGGCCACTGGCCGCGCTTTTCCAAGCCAGATCCTTGCGGTGACCTTCACCAACAAGGCGGCCCGTGAGATGAAGGAGCGCGTCGGCGTTCTGGTCGGCGGCGCTGTCGAGGGCATGCCCTGGCTCGGCACGTTCCACTCCATCGGCGTCAAGCTCTTGCGCCGCCATGCCGAACTGGTCGGCCTGACCTCCGATTTCACCATTCTCGATACCGATGACGTGGTGCGGCTGATCAAGCAGATCATCCAGGCCGAAGGGCTGGATGACAAGCGCTGGCCCGCCAAGATGTTTGCCGGAATGATCGACGGCTGGAAAAACAAGGGCCTCGACCCGGCACAAATCCCCGAAGGCGACGCCCGCGCCTTTGCCAATGGTAAGGGCCGCGAGCTTTACGCCGCCTACCAGGCCCGGCTGAAAAGCCTGAATGCCTGCGATTTTGGCGATCTGCTTTTGCACCCGATCCGCATGTTCCGCGCCAATCCGGATGTGCTGAAGGATTACCATCAACGGTTTCGCTATATTCTTGTCGATGAGTATCAGGACACCAACACCGCGCAATATATGTGGCTGCGGCTATTGGCGCAGCGGCCAAGCAGCAGGACTGCTGACGGCAAGGTCACAAACGGCACAGTAAACATCTGCTGCGTTGGTGACGACGATCAGTCGATTTACGGCTGGCGTGGGGCCGAAGTGGACAACATTCTGCGCTTCGAGAAGGATTTTCCGGGCGCGAAAGTCATCAAGCTGGAGCGCAATTACCGCTCGACGGAGCATATTCTCGGCGCTGCCGGGTTCCTGATTGCCCATAACGAGGGGCGTCTGGGCAAGACGCTGTTTACCGACCGGGTCGATCCGAACGATGAAAAAGTCGTGGTGCATGCCGCCTGGGATTCGGAGGAGGAAGCCCGCGCAGTTGGCGAGGAAATCGAGCAACTGCAACGCAACCAGCATAAGCTCAACGACATGGCCATTCTGGTGCGCGCCTCCTTCCAGATGCGCGAGTTTGAAGATCGGTTCGTGACGCTTGGGCTGAATTACCGGGTGATTGGCGGTCCGCGCTTCTACGAGCGGTTGGAAATCCGCGATGCCATGGCCTATTTCCGCATGGTCTGCCAGCCCGCCGACGACCTTGCCTTCGAGCGGATTGTCAACACGCCGAAGCGTGGGTTGGGCGACACCACGGTGCGCACCCTGCATGACTATGCCCGCACACGAGATATTCCGATGCTGGCGGCGGCGTCGGAGATTATCGATACCGATGAGCTGAAGCCGAAGGCGCGCAAGGCGCTGTTTGACGTAGTGACGGATTTCCGCCGCTGGCAGGATCTGCTGGAAAACACGCCGCATACCGAGCTTGCCGAACAGATCCTCGACGAGAGCGGCTATACGGCCATGTGGCAGAACGACAAATCGGCGGAAGCACCGGGGCGGCTGGAAAACCTGAAGGAACTGATCCGCTCGATGGAAGCCTTCGAGAGCATGCGCAGCTTCATGGAGCATGTCTCGCTGGTGATGGATGCCGAGACCAACGAAAATCTCGACGCCGTATCGATCATGACGCTGCATTCCGCCAAGGGGCTGGAATTCGAAACGGTGTTCCTGCCCGGTTGGGAAGAAGGCCTGTTTCCACATCAGCGCGCCCTGGACGAAGGCGGACGTGCCGCGCTGGAGGAAGAACGGCGGCTGGCCTATGTTGGCCTGACGCGGGCCAAGCGCCGCTGTCACCTGTGGTTCGTTTCCAACCGGCGCATCCATGGCCTCTGGCAATCAACCATGCCGTCGCGCTTCCTCGATGAACTGCCGCCCGCCCATGTGGAAGTGGCGGAGGTGGAAACCAGCTATGGCGGCTATGGACGCGGCGGCTACGGCCAGTCCCGCTTCGACAAGCAAGAACCTTTCACCAATTCCTACTCCACCCCCGGCTGGAAACGCGCCCAGGCCAACAAAACCGACGCCACCCGCGAAAACTGGGGCAGCCGCTCCGGCCACGCCGTCGAACGCATCGGCTACGGCGAAAGCGGCCCCCGCGGCCAAACCATCGACGGCCAGTTGGTCGCCAAATCCACCAGCAATGAACCGTCAAAGTTCACAGTTGGCGACCGGGTGTTCCACATCAAATTCGGCAATGGAAATGTGTCTGTCGTTGAGGGGAATAAGCTGACGATCGATTTTGACCGGGCGGGGCAAAAGCGGGTGCTGGACGGGTTTGTGGAGCGGGCTTAA
- the pstS gene encoding phosphate ABC transporter substrate-binding protein PstS, which produces MTFMKKIATGAALAAFSVAFTGAAFAADISGAGSSFIYPVFSKWGEAYKAKTGISLNYQSIGSGGGIKQVEAKTVTFGATDKPLSDEELTKNGLTQFPMVMGGIVPMYNIEGVKPGELVLDGKALEAIYMGTITKWNDPAIVALNKGVKLPDQAIVVVHRADGSGTTFNFTDYLSKVSAEWKSKIGSDTAVEWPVGIGAKGSEGVANTVKQTAGAIGYNEYAYVIQNKLGYAKMKNDAGKVVEPSLDSFAAAAANADWAGAKNFNVVITNQPGEKSWPIAASTWVLIHKDPVDKDATEAALKFFAWAYKDGTGEAKALEYVAIPKPVVKLIENSWDSIQKDGKPVFKAM; this is translated from the coding sequence ATGACTTTCATGAAAAAGATCGCCACGGGTGCGGCGCTTGCCGCCTTTTCGGTCGCCTTTACCGGTGCGGCTTTTGCCGCCGATATTTCCGGTGCCGGTTCCAGCTTCATCTACCCTGTGTTTTCCAAATGGGGTGAGGCTTACAAGGCCAAGACTGGCATCAGCCTGAACTATCAGTCCATCGGTTCCGGCGGCGGCATCAAGCAGGTCGAAGCCAAGACCGTGACCTTTGGCGCCACCGACAAGCCGTTGAGTGACGAGGAACTCACCAAGAACGGTCTGACCCAGTTTCCGATGGTGATGGGCGGCATCGTGCCGATGTACAATATCGAAGGCGTCAAGCCGGGCGAATTGGTGCTGGACGGCAAGGCGCTCGAAGCCATCTACATGGGCACGATCACCAAGTGGAACGACCCGGCGATTGTAGCCCTCAACAAGGGCGTCAAGCTGCCCGACCAGGCCATCGTTGTCGTGCATCGCGCCGACGGTTCCGGCACCACCTTCAACTTCACCGATTACCTCAGCAAGGTTTCCGCCGAGTGGAAGAGCAAGATCGGCTCCGACACCGCTGTCGAATGGCCGGTTGGTATCGGTGCCAAGGGGTCTGAAGGCGTTGCCAACACGGTCAAGCAGACGGCTGGCGCCATCGGCTATAACGAATATGCCTATGTGATCCAGAACAAGCTTGGCTATGCCAAGATGAAGAACGACGCCGGCAAGGTGGTCGAGCCTTCGCTGGACAGCTTTGCTGCTGCGGCTGCCAATGCCGATTGGGCCGGCGCCAAGAATTTCAACGTCGTCATCACCAATCAGCCCGGCGAAAAGAGCTGGCCGATTGCCGCTTCCACCTGGGTGCTGATCCATAAGGACCCTGTCGACAAGGACGCCACCGAAGCCGCGCTGAAGTTCTTCGCCTGGGCCTATAAGGATGGCACCGGTGAAGCCAAGGCGCTGGAATATGTCGCTATTCCGAAGCCGGTGGTGAAGCTGATCGAAAATTCCTGGGACAGCATCCAGAAGGACGGCAAGCCGGTCTTCAAGGCGATGTAA
- the pstC gene encoding phosphate ABC transporter permease subunit PstC — MTAIHPPTISEDEARSTAARRVRFADAVFIRATWLCAMLVMVALLGVFLSLLIESLPTWREFGLSFLWNERWSPAKDIYGAAAPIYGTLITSVIGLVIGVPVSFGIAIFLTEMCPPLLQRPIGTAIELLAGIPSIIYGLWGFFVLAPIMQSVVQPALIATFGHVPVIGLLFSGAPYGIGLLTAGIVLAIMVIPFITSVTRDVFGTVPVLLRESAYGMGMTTWEVVFHIIIPYTRRGLIGGVMLGLGRALGETMAVTFVIGNSHRIATSLLSPATTISASIANEFSEATSDLYTSSLVALGLILFFITFAVLALAKWLIGRSESF, encoded by the coding sequence ATGACCGCCATCCACCCACCGACCATCAGCGAGGACGAAGCCAGGTCCACTGCCGCCAGGCGGGTGCGCTTTGCCGATGCAGTGTTCATCCGCGCCACCTGGCTTTGCGCCATGCTGGTTATGGTCGCATTGCTCGGGGTATTCCTGTCGCTGCTGATCGAATCTCTGCCCACCTGGCGGGAATTCGGCCTATCCTTCCTGTGGAACGAACGCTGGAGCCCGGCCAAGGACATTTACGGGGCCGCCGCACCGATTTACGGCACGTTGATTACCTCGGTTATCGGCCTGGTGATTGGCGTTCCCGTCAGCTTCGGCATCGCTATTTTTCTGACTGAAATGTGTCCGCCGCTGCTGCAACGGCCCATCGGCACGGCCATCGAGCTTCTGGCGGGCATTCCCAGCATCATTTACGGGCTCTGGGGCTTCTTCGTACTGGCGCCGATCATGCAATCCGTGGTGCAGCCAGCGCTGATCGCCACCTTCGGCCATGTGCCTGTTATCGGCCTGCTGTTCAGCGGCGCACCTTATGGCATCGGCCTTTTGACGGCGGGGATCGTGCTGGCAATTATGGTTATTCCGTTCATCACCTCCGTCACCCGCGACGTGTTCGGCACCGTGCCGGTGCTACTCAGGGAATCGGCCTATGGCATGGGCATGACCACCTGGGAAGTCGTCTTCCACATCATCATTCCCTATACGCGGCGCGGCTTGATTGGCGGCGTCATGCTGGGTCTTGGCCGGGCCCTGGGCGAAACCATGGCTGTGACCTTTGTGATCGGCAATTCACATCGGATCGCCACCTCGCTGCTGTCGCCCGCCACGACGATTTCCGCTTCGATTGCCAATGAGTTTTCCGAGGCGACGTCGGATCTCTATACCTCCAGTCTGGTGGCGCTCGGTCTCATCCTGTTCTTCATTACCTTTGCAGTGCTGGCGCTTGCCAAGTGGCTGATCGGGCGCAGCGAAAGTTTTTGA
- the pstA gene encoding phosphate ABC transporter permease PstA: MSIVSRRYLVNRIALGLSLASAILGLAVLAAILWTLFSNGLQAITLDLFTKMTPPPGSDGGLANAIYGSFMMTLLATVVATPVGILAGTYLAEYGRGTKLGMVAIFVNDILLAAPSIVIGLFVYTLLVVPFRHFSGYAGAASLALIAIPVINRTTQDMLALVPDAMREAAAALGAPRWKIMTSVIWRSARSGMLTGVLLAVARISGETAPLLFTALNNQYWTADLSQPIANLPVVIFQFAMSPYEDWQRLAWGGALLITVTILVLNIVARSLSAGLLFGKKER, from the coding sequence ATGTCGATTGTTTCCCGCCGCTATCTCGTCAACCGCATCGCCCTTGGCCTGTCGCTGGCCTCGGCCATTCTTGGTCTCGCCGTTCTGGCGGCAATCCTCTGGACGCTGTTCAGCAATGGTCTGCAAGCGATCACGCTCGACCTCTTCACCAAGATGACACCGCCGCCGGGTTCCGATGGCGGTCTTGCCAATGCCATCTACGGCTCTTTCATGATGACGCTGCTGGCAACCGTGGTGGCAACGCCTGTTGGTATCCTGGCCGGCACCTATCTTGCAGAATACGGGCGCGGCACGAAGCTTGGCATGGTGGCGATCTTCGTCAACGATATCCTGCTGGCGGCTCCGTCCATCGTCATCGGCCTGTTTGTTTATACGCTGCTGGTCGTGCCGTTCCGGCATTTCTCCGGCTATGCCGGAGCCGCCTCGCTGGCGTTGATTGCTATTCCGGTCATCAACCGCACCACGCAGGATATGCTGGCACTGGTGCCGGATGCGATGCGTGAGGCGGCGGCGGCGCTTGGCGCGCCGCGCTGGAAAATCATGACCTCGGTGATCTGGCGCAGCGCCCGCTCCGGCATGTTGACCGGCGTGCTGCTGGCTGTCGCCCGGATCAGCGGCGAGACGGCGCCTTTGCTGTTTACCGCCCTCAACAATCAATACTGGACCGCCGATCTCAGCCAGCCGATTGCCAATCTGCCTGTGGTGATCTTCCAGTTCGCCATGAGCCCCTATGAGGATTGGCAGCGGCTGGCCTGGGGCGGGGCGTTGCTGATCACGGTGACGATCCTGGTTTTGAATATCGTCGCACGAAGCCTGTCGGCGGGGTTATTGTTCGGAAAGAAGGAAAGATAG
- the pstB gene encoding phosphate ABC transporter ATP-binding protein PstB, whose amino-acid sequence MRAPLQAFNPSDIGRPIKVEAKQLSFYYQNGYQAIKNVDLGLRDRTVTAFIGPSGCGKSTLLRIFNRMYDLYPGQKVTGEVLLDGRDILNPSEDLNRLRAKIGMVFQKPTPFPMSIYENIAFGIRLYEKLSKPDMDNRVEAALQEAALWGEVKDKLHQSGLGLSGGQQQRLCIARAIAVKPSVLLLDEPASALDPISTSKLEELIETLRSTYCIAIVTHNLHQAARISQYTAFMYLGELVEFDRTEVIFSAPGDQRTSDYVTGRFG is encoded by the coding sequence ATGCGCGCACCTCTGCAAGCCTTCAATCCATCCGATATTGGTCGCCCCATCAAGGTCGAGGCCAAGCAGCTGTCGTTTTATTACCAGAATGGCTACCAGGCGATCAAAAATGTCGATCTTGGCCTGCGTGACCGTACGGTCACCGCCTTTATCGGCCCGTCCGGCTGTGGGAAATCGACCCTGCTGCGGATTTTCAACCGGATGTACGATCTCTATCCGGGGCAGAAGGTGACGGGCGAGGTTTTGCTCGACGGACGCGATATTCTCAACCCATCAGAAGACCTGAACCGGCTGCGGGCCAAGATCGGCATGGTCTTTCAAAAGCCGACGCCGTTTCCGATGTCGATCTACGAGAATATCGCTTTCGGCATCCGCCTGTATGAAAAGCTTTCCAAGCCGGATATGGATAATCGCGTTGAAGCAGCGCTTCAGGAAGCCGCTCTCTGGGGTGAGGTGAAGGACAAGCTGCACCAGAGCGGGCTTGGTCTTTCCGGGGGCCAGCAGCAGCGCCTGTGCATTGCCCGCGCCATTGCCGTCAAACCGTCCGTGCTGCTGCTGGATGAGCCTGCCTCGGCGCTCGATCCAATTTCGACCAGCAAGCTGGAAGAATTGATCGAAACCCTGCGGTCCACCTATTGCATCGCCATCGTCACCCATAATCTGCATCAGGCGGCGCGCATCTCGCAATATACCGCCTTCATGTATCTGGGCGAACTGGTGGAATTTGACCGCACCGAAGTGATTTTCAGCGCCCCTGGCGACCAGCGTACCAGCGATTATGTGACTGGTCGGTTCGGCTGA
- a CDS encoding FAD-binding oxidoreductase, whose amino-acid sequence MSRKDVVAGMRNEDGIATVLGLLKQSFGERFQTGQSFREQHAHTTTYLPAQLPDGVVFVESAEDVKTVVRTCAQHKVPMVPFGVGSSLEGQVNAAHGGISIDFTRMDKVLEVNAEDLDCTVQPGVTREALNTYLRDTGLFFPIDPGANASIGGMASTRASGTNAVRYGTMKDNVMALTVVTANGEEIRTAHRARKSSAGYDLTRLFVGAEGTLGVITSITLKLQGIPEKIGGGVCAFADVKSACDAVIMTIQMGIPVARIELLDAMQVRACNAYSNLSLPERPTLFLEFHGTEQTVALQAEQFAAIAEEYGAEDLRFTSDPQERAQLWKARHNAYWAGRALAPELAGLSTDVCVPISKLAECVAETQADIAETGLLAPIVGHVGDGNFHLLILFDDKDVENVDKVEAFMARLNERALAMDGTCTGEHGVGQGKMSYLEAELGGALDVMRQVKRGLDPDNLFNPGKIFRL is encoded by the coding sequence ATGAGCAGGAAGGATGTCGTGGCGGGAATGCGCAACGAGGATGGGATCGCAACCGTTCTAGGCCTGCTCAAGCAGTCCTTCGGCGAGCGGTTCCAGACCGGGCAATCCTTCCGGGAGCAACATGCCCACACCACCACCTATCTGCCGGCGCAATTGCCCGATGGGGTGGTTTTCGTCGAAAGCGCCGAGGATGTGAAGACCGTTGTGCGGACCTGCGCCCAGCATAAGGTGCCGATGGTGCCGTTCGGCGTGGGCTCTTCGCTGGAGGGGCAGGTCAATGCGGCGCATGGCGGTATTTCCATCGACTTCACCCGGATGGACAAGGTTCTTGAGGTCAATGCCGAGGATCTCGACTGCACCGTCCAGCCCGGCGTAACGCGCGAGGCGCTGAACACCTATCTGCGCGATACCGGCCTGTTCTTCCCCATCGATCCCGGCGCCAATGCCTCCATCGGCGGCATGGCCTCGACAAGGGCTTCCGGCACCAATGCGGTGCGCTATGGCACGATGAAGGACAATGTCATGGCATTGACGGTGGTGACCGCCAATGGCGAAGAGATTCGCACCGCGCACCGCGCCCGAAAATCTTCGGCGGGCTATGACCTGACACGGCTGTTCGTCGGTGCCGAAGGCACGCTCGGCGTGATCACCTCGATCACCCTCAAACTCCAGGGCATCCCGGAAAAGATCGGCGGCGGGGTCTGCGCCTTTGCTGACGTCAAATCGGCCTGCGACGCCGTGATCATGACCATTCAGATGGGCATTCCAGTGGCGCGGATCGAGTTGCTCGACGCTATGCAGGTCCGGGCCTGCAATGCCTATTCCAACCTCAGCCTGCCGGAAAGGCCGACGCTGTTTCTCGAGTTTCATGGCACGGAGCAGACGGTGGCCTTGCAGGCGGAGCAATTTGCCGCCATCGCCGAGGAGTATGGCGCCGAAGATCTGCGTTTCACCTCCGATCCGCAGGAGCGCGCCCAACTGTGGAAAGCACGTCATAACGCCTATTGGGCTGGCCGGGCGCTGGCCCCGGAACTGGCGGGCTTGTCCACCGATGTCTGCGTGCCGATCTCCAAACTGGCGGAATGCGTGGCGGAAACCCAGGCCGATATTGCTGAGACCGGACTTTTAGCGCCCATCGTCGGCCATGTCGGCGATGGTAATTTCCATCTGCTGATCCTGTTCGACGACAAGGATGTTGAGAATGTCGATAAGGTAGAGGCGTTCATGGCGCGGCTGAACGAGCGGGCACTGGCCATGGATGGCACCTGCACCGGCGAACATGGGGTTGGCCAGGGCAAGATGTCCTATCTGGAAGCAGAGCTTGGCGGAGCGCTCGACGTGATGCGGCAGGTAAAGCGTGGACTGGACCCCGACAATCTGTTTAATCCGGGCAAGATCTTCCGGCTTTGA